Proteins from one Cicer arietinum cultivar CDC Frontier isolate Library 1 chromosome 3, Cicar.CDCFrontier_v2.0, whole genome shotgun sequence genomic window:
- the LOC101514765 gene encoding acetyl-coenzyme A carboxylase carboxyl transferase subunit alpha, chloroplastic, whose protein sequence is MASSSTTLAGSAASDLLRSTTTGFTGVPLRTLGRVGLVLKRRDLTVSAKLRKVKKKEYPWPANPDPNVKGGVLSHLSPFKPLKEKPKPVTLDFEKPLVDLQKKIIEVRKMANETGLDFSDQILLLETKYDQALKDLYTHLTPIQRVNIARHPNRPTFLDHIFNITEKFVELHGDREGYDDPAIVTGIGTIDGRSYMFIGHQKGRNTKENIQRNFGMPTPHGYRKALRLMQYADHHGFPIVTFIDTPGAYADLKSEELGQGEAIAYNLRAMFGLKVPIVSIVIGEGGSGGALAIGCGNKLLMLENAVFYVASPEACAAILWKSSKAAPKAAEKLKITAPELCKLEVADGIIPEPLGGAHADPSWTSQQIKIAINEAMDELTKMNTEDLLKDRMLKFRKLGGFQEGIPLDPKKKRNMKKKDIPVAPKISDSELGVEIEKLKQKILEGKESSSSEPPKLDLDEMIKKLEKEVNQEFSEAVKALGLTERLSKLQDEISKANADNQSIDPLLTDKIEKLKADFNQGLSAAPNSGRLQKKRDMLRELTKAKLLTDRSKEAATLKQELKKKFDDVMNNPRIKENYKALQSEIQRVRASASSDLDDELKKKIIEFNKEVDSQLANALKASGLDVQLVKPGRDSNKSSVPEIEELNKDVVQKEIDILANSSTSIKSMIEQLKLEVARAGGKPDSESKNRIETLTQQIKQSLAEAVAEAVASSSLKEKPENLVSGDGSLKKEGPTGDSLTDDELREKVGANRNFS, encoded by the exons ATGGCTTCCTCTTCTACAACACTTGCTGGTTCTGCTGCTTCTGATCTTCTCAGGAGTACAACTACCGGTTTCACTGGTGTCCCTTTGAGAACCTTAGGAAGGGTAGGGTTGGTTTTGAAAAGAAGGGATTTAACTGTTTCTGCTAAGTTGAGGAAAGTGAAGAAGAAGGAATATCCATGGCCTGCTAACCCTGATCCCAATGTTAAAGGTGGGGTGTTGAGTCATCTCTCCCCTTTCAAGCCACTCAAAGAGAAGCCTAAGCCTGTTACTTTAGATTTCGAAAAGCCTCTTGTTGATCTGCAAAAGAAGATCATCGAA GTTCGGAAGATGGCGAACGAAACCGGTCTGGATTTCAGTGATCAGATTCTCTTATTGGAGACTAAATACGATCAG GCTTTAAAGGATCTATATACACATCTTACTCCTATACAGCGGGTCAACATTGCACGGCATCCTAACAGGCCAACTTTCCTTGATCACATCTTTAACATAACTGAAAAG TTTGTGGAACTCCATGGTGATCGGGAAGGTTATGATGATCCTGCTATTGTTACCGGTATAGGGACTATAGATGGTAGAAGCTACATGTTCATAGGCCACCAAAAGGGTAGAAACACTAAAGAAAATATTCAGCGTAACTTTGGGATGCCAACTCCTCATGG TTATAGGAAAGCTCTTCGCTTGATGCAATATGCAGATCACCACGGGTTCCCGATAGTTACTTTTATTGACACCCCTGGGGCATATGCTGACCTTAAATCAGAAGAACTAGGCCAA GGTGAAGCAATTGCTTATAATTTGAGAGCCATGTTTGGTCTGAAGGTGCCAATCGTGTCTATAGTTATCGGGGAAGGAGGATCTGGTGGTGCTCTTGCCATTGGATGTGGCAATAAATTACTCATGCTTGAAAATGCAGTGTTCTATGTTGCCAg TCCAGAGGCGTGTGCTGCAATCTTGTGGAAGAGTTCTAAAGCTGCTCCAAAG GCTGCTGAGAAACTGAAGATTACAGCGCCTGAATTGTGCAAATTGGAAGTTGCAGATGGCATTATACCT GAACCCCTCGGTGGTGCACATGCGGATCCAAGTTGGACCTCTCAGCAGATCAAAATTGCAATCAATGAAGCTATGGAT GAACTCACCAAGATGAACACAGAAGACCTATTAAAAGATCGCATGCTTAAGTTTCGAAAGCTCGGTGGGTTCCAAGAAGGAATTCCTTTAGATCCCAAGAAGAAACGCAACATGAAGAAAAAGGATATACCTGTTGCTCCGAAGATTTCTGACTCTGAATTAGGAGTTGAGATTGAGAAACTGAAGCAAAAAATTTTGGAAGGTAAAGAGTCCTCTTCTTCCGAGCCTCCAAAACTCGATCTGGACGAGATGATAAAGAAACTGGAAAAGGAGGTTAATCAAGAATTCTCTGAGGCTGTTAAAGCCCTGGGCTTAACAGAGAGGTTGTCGAAACTACAAGATGAAATTTCAAAAGCAAATGCAGATAACCAATCTATTGATCCATTGCTGACGGATAAGATAGAAAAACTAAAGGCAGATTTTAATCAGGGATTATCAGCAGCTCCTAATTCGGGTCGGCTGCAGAAGAAGCGTGACATGTTGAGAGAGTTGACTAAAGCAAAGCTTCTGACAGATAGAAGCAAGGAGGCTGCCACACTTAAGCaagaattgaagaaaaaatttgaCGACGTCATGAATAATCCTAGAATAAAGGAAAACTACAAGGCGTTACAGTCAGAAATCCAGCGTGTCAGAGCATCCGCGTCAAGTGATTTGGATGAtgaattgaagaagaaaatcatcgagTTCAACAAGGAGGTAGACTCACAGCTGGCTAATGCTCTGAAGGCATCAGGGTTAGATGTTCAGTTAGTGAAACCGGGACGAGACAGCAACAAGTCGTCGGTGCCAGAGATCGAGGAACTAAACAAAGATGTAGTACAAAAGGAAATTGATATTTTGGCAAACTCGTCGACAAGTATTAAGAGCATGATAGAGCAATTGAAACTGGAGGTTGCCAGGGCTGGAGGGAAACCAGATTCTGAATCTAAGAACAGAATTGAGACTTTGACGCAACAGATTAAGCAGAGCCTTGCCGAGGCCGTAGCCGAGGCCGTTGCCTCGTCTAGCTTGAAAGAGAAGCCTGAAAATCTGGTGTCTGGAGACGGAAGTTTAAAAAAGGAAGGTCCAACAGGAGACAGTCTCACCGATGACGAGTTGAGAGAGAAAGTTGGTGCAAATCGCAACTTTTCTTAA